The Caulifigura coniformis genome includes a region encoding these proteins:
- the ahcY gene encoding adenosylhomocysteinase, whose product MSVAAKPLPYKVKDIKQAELGRKQIELAEKEMPGLMSLRAKYGKSKPLKGARIAGCLHMTIETAVLIETLIELGAEVRWSSCNIFSTQDHAAAAIAAAGIPVFAWKGETAEEFDWCIEQTIYFDGGKPLNMILDDGGDLTVMVHEKFPELLKGIKGITEETTTGVHRLYQMHQAGKLGVPAINVNDSVTKSKFDNLYGCRESLGDGIKRATGVMIAGKIVVVAGYGDVGKGCADAMKGLGARVIVTEIDPICALQAAMHGYQVTTLEEVAGEADIFVTTTGCCDIIRPEHLDAMKDHAIVCNIGHFDIEIDMAYLNNRKDVKKVSVKKDSDVGGPVDKYVYPDGKAIIVLAEGRLVNLGCADGHPAFVMSNSFTNQVVAQIEMWSNPDAFELGVHVLPKKLDEEVARLHLDKLGVKLTKMTQKQSDYLGVPATGPYKPDHYRY is encoded by the coding sequence ATGTCCGTTGCTGCCAAACCGCTTCCGTACAAGGTCAAGGACATCAAGCAGGCCGAACTCGGCCGCAAGCAGATCGAGCTGGCCGAGAAGGAAATGCCCGGCCTGATGTCGCTGCGTGCGAAATACGGCAAGTCGAAGCCGCTGAAGGGCGCCCGGATCGCCGGCTGCCTGCACATGACGATCGAGACGGCCGTTCTGATCGAAACGCTGATCGAGCTGGGCGCCGAAGTCCGCTGGTCGAGCTGCAACATCTTCTCGACGCAGGACCACGCCGCCGCCGCCATCGCCGCCGCGGGCATTCCTGTGTTCGCCTGGAAGGGCGAAACGGCCGAAGAGTTCGACTGGTGCATCGAACAGACGATCTACTTCGACGGCGGCAAGCCGCTGAATATGATCCTGGACGATGGCGGCGACCTGACGGTCATGGTCCATGAGAAGTTTCCCGAGCTGCTGAAGGGCATCAAGGGGATCACCGAAGAGACGACGACCGGCGTTCACCGGCTGTACCAAATGCACCAGGCCGGCAAGCTCGGCGTTCCGGCGATCAACGTCAACGACTCGGTCACCAAGAGCAAGTTCGACAACCTGTATGGCTGCCGTGAGTCGCTGGGCGACGGTATCAAGCGTGCCACGGGCGTGATGATCGCCGGCAAGATTGTGGTGGTTGCCGGCTATGGCGACGTCGGCAAGGGCTGTGCGGACGCGATGAAGGGCCTTGGCGCCCGCGTCATTGTGACCGAGATCGACCCGATCTGCGCCCTGCAGGCGGCGATGCACGGTTACCAGGTCACGACGCTCGAAGAAGTTGCCGGCGAGGCCGACATCTTCGTTACGACGACGGGTTGCTGCGACATCATTCGTCCGGAACACCTGGACGCGATGAAGGACCACGCCATTGTCTGCAACATCGGCCACTTCGATATCGAAATCGACATGGCCTACCTGAACAACCGGAAGGACGTGAAGAAGGTTTCGGTGAAGAAGGATTCGGATGTCGGCGGCCCGGTCGACAAGTACGTCTATCCCGACGGCAAGGCGATCATCGTGCTGGCGGAAGGCCGGCTCGTGAACCTTGGCTGTGCCGACGGTCATCCGGCGTTTGTGATGTCGAACAGCTTTACGAATCAGGTCGTCGCCCAGATCGAGATGTGGTCGAACCCGGACGCGTTTGAACTCGGCGTGCACGTGCTGCCGAAGAAGCTCGATGAAGAAGTCGCCCGGCTGCACCTCGACAAGCTCGGCGTGAAGCTGACGAAGATGACCCAGAAGCAGTCGGATTACCTGGGCGTCCCGGCGACGGGCCCGTACAAGCCGGATCACTACCGGTACTAG
- a CDS encoding DUF1559 domain-containing protein → MSRSRRGFTLIELLVVIAIIAILIALLLPAVQQAREAARRTQCKNNLKQLALACHNFEDTYQAFPYGILRAQGNYLSGTANHNPGIDTAEFSAGCQPFAMPFPEWTNKSTMPPSQPRRYAMMHQLLPYMEQAPLFNRWDNVDFNRNRRVQPTDPDWVGEHFFQTSLPYLICPTNPAGPKNRSTTPADSGKYAITSYLGCAGFRSYPRCNSTRPGLCFHPTMNPKDLAGMFHQNVKLKIRDATDGTSNTILLGERQIYDPVFDAIPDESIADWGWVWFGAQADALIATGVKINFRLPANFAGLDAGTQQQLFDDRMNAMGSMHVGGTQVAMTDGSVRFLSENISNIVFIALGSRGKGDIVGEF, encoded by the coding sequence ATGTCTCGTTCTCGCCGGGGCTTTACGCTGATCGAACTGCTCGTTGTGATCGCGATCATCGCGATTCTCATTGCCCTCCTGCTGCCCGCTGTTCAACAGGCACGTGAGGCGGCACGCCGAACCCAATGCAAGAACAACCTCAAGCAGCTGGCGCTCGCCTGCCACAACTTTGAGGACACCTACCAGGCTTTCCCTTACGGCATTCTCAGAGCCCAGGGAAACTATCTGAGCGGCACGGCCAACCATAACCCCGGCATCGACACCGCGGAGTTCAGCGCCGGCTGTCAGCCGTTCGCCATGCCATTCCCGGAGTGGACGAATAAGTCGACGATGCCCCCGTCCCAACCGCGACGCTACGCCATGATGCACCAGCTCCTCCCCTACATGGAGCAGGCCCCCCTCTTCAATCGCTGGGACAACGTCGACTTCAACAGAAACCGCAGAGTTCAGCCGACAGATCCCGATTGGGTCGGCGAACACTTCTTCCAGACATCGCTCCCCTACCTCATCTGCCCGACAAACCCGGCCGGACCGAAAAACAGATCCACAACCCCGGCCGACTCCGGCAAGTACGCCATCACCAGCTACCTCGGCTGTGCAGGCTTTCGCAGCTATCCGCGGTGCAATTCAACCCGCCCCGGGCTCTGCTTTCATCCCACGATGAATCCCAAGGATCTCGCCGGAATGTTCCACCAGAACGTGAAACTGAAGATCCGCGACGCGACCGACGGCACGTCCAACACGATCCTTCTCGGCGAACGGCAGATCTACGATCCGGTGTTCGACGCAATCCCCGATGAAAGCATCGCCGACTGGGGCTGGGTCTGGTTCGGCGCACAGGCCGATGCCCTGATCGCCACCGGCGTGAAGATCAACTTCCGCCTGCCAGCCAACTTCGCCGGCCTCGACGCCGGGACTCAGCAGCAACTGTTCGACGACCGAATGAATGCCATGGGCAGCATGCACGTCGGCGGAACACAGGTGGCGATGACGGACGGCTCTGTCAGGTTCCTGTCAGAGAACATTTCCAACATTGTGTTCATTGCCCTGGGAAGCCGTGGCAAGGGAGATATCGTCGGCGAATTCTGA
- a CDS encoding DUF4185 domain-containing protein, with product MTSFLRATVALLSGLAPLLATASDPPLPRSPVLTGVQFDWSTHRRLAPGSDNWPITWADDGHQYTAFGDGGGFGGTNSKGRVSLGVARIEGDWDSYHGHNVWGGVDAERQATFPGKSYGIICVDGVLTMWNSSPIPNGPDQPRPYQEARLAESRDHGKSWQLADWAFTREQGVMVPTICQFGRDNAGARDEFVYHYLIRFQSDTGPDSAPDRNACLVIQRPGAIDLARVPRHRQLDRSAWTFFSGHNDRGEPTWTSDLDQRKPVFEDPTGGVGWNLGVSYNAGLKRYLLCTEHGESHRGIIGVFDAPEPWGPWTTVLYENDWGAGHIPLNTFCWFLPTKWMSADGRSFTMVFSGRKENDSWNTVRGQFRIHP from the coding sequence ATGACAAGCTTTCTGAGGGCCACCGTCGCCCTCCTGAGCGGCCTGGCTCCTCTCCTCGCGACCGCCTCGGATCCTCCGCTCCCCCGCAGCCCTGTCCTTACGGGCGTGCAGTTCGACTGGTCCACTCACCGGCGTCTCGCTCCCGGCAGCGACAACTGGCCCATCACCTGGGCCGACGACGGACATCAATACACCGCCTTCGGCGACGGCGGAGGCTTCGGCGGCACAAATTCCAAAGGCCGCGTCAGCCTCGGCGTCGCCCGCATCGAGGGAGACTGGGACAGCTACCACGGACACAACGTCTGGGGCGGCGTCGACGCCGAAAGGCAGGCCACTTTCCCCGGCAAGAGCTACGGCATCATCTGTGTCGACGGCGTCCTCACGATGTGGAACAGCTCCCCCATCCCCAACGGACCAGACCAGCCGAGGCCCTATCAGGAAGCCCGCCTCGCCGAATCACGCGATCACGGCAAGTCTTGGCAGTTGGCCGACTGGGCCTTCACGAGGGAACAGGGGGTGATGGTCCCCACCATCTGCCAGTTCGGCCGCGACAACGCCGGCGCCCGCGATGAATTCGTGTACCACTACCTCATCCGCTTCCAGTCCGACACCGGCCCCGATAGCGCTCCCGATCGCAACGCCTGCCTCGTCATCCAGCGCCCCGGCGCGATCGACCTCGCTCGCGTTCCCCGACACAGGCAACTCGACCGCAGCGCCTGGACCTTCTTCTCGGGCCACAACGACCGCGGCGAGCCCACCTGGACCAGCGACCTCGACCAACGCAAGCCCGTCTTCGAAGACCCGACCGGGGGCGTCGGCTGGAACCTCGGCGTCAGCTACAACGCCGGACTCAAGCGCTATCTCCTCTGCACCGAACACGGCGAATCCCACCGCGGCATCATTGGCGTCTTCGACGCGCCGGAACCCTGGGGCCCGTGGACCACAGTGCTCTACGAGAACGATTGGGGGGCAGGACACATTCCCCTGAACACGTTCTGCTGGTTTCTCCCGACCAAATGGATGTCCGCCGACGGACGCTCATTCACCATGGTCTTCAGCGGCCGGAAAGAGAACGACTCCTGGAACACAGTTCGTGGACAGTTCCGCATCCACCCGTAA
- a CDS encoding heparan-alpha-glucosaminide N-acetyltransferase domain-containing protein → MSSDSTGPARIVSLDQFRGYTVAGMFLVNFLGAFLACPRILKHTHDYCSYADTIMPQFLFAVGFAFRLTFERRVQREGALAAYLRAVRRILGLALVAFAVYVVVPAIQSWPKILDRPPGELFYSICKREWCQTLLHIAITSLWILPVIRTPAPLRIAFAAASGALHVGLSAWFNFTWVNTTPNGIDGGPLGFLTWTIPAIAGTLACDMVTGSHLRSPIGAMVKSGVALMLAGWIMSCGTRLYDVPQSAETFATAREVAHRKLAPDAVIPPSETWEGRTWTSLLAEPPFVPPPDARHRQWNYWMMSQRAGSLSYLTFSAGFSMVVFALFYVACDILGWHSSLFRTLGVNALAGYILHDFTGDLIRQYAPRDCSPITMWGAFAVYFAITWAILRVMEKRGLFFRM, encoded by the coding sequence ATGTCGTCGGATTCCACTGGACCGGCCCGCATCGTGTCGCTGGATCAGTTCCGCGGCTACACAGTGGCCGGAATGTTCCTGGTCAACTTTCTCGGGGCGTTCCTGGCCTGCCCGCGAATCCTCAAACACACGCACGACTACTGCAGCTATGCCGACACCATCATGCCGCAGTTCCTGTTCGCGGTCGGCTTCGCGTTCCGGCTGACCTTCGAACGACGCGTGCAGCGGGAAGGAGCGCTCGCAGCCTATCTCCGCGCCGTCCGCCGCATCCTGGGACTGGCGCTCGTCGCCTTTGCGGTCTACGTCGTCGTCCCCGCCATCCAGTCGTGGCCGAAAATCCTCGACCGCCCTCCCGGCGAACTCTTCTATTCCATCTGCAAACGCGAATGGTGCCAGACGCTGCTCCACATCGCGATCACGTCGCTCTGGATCCTTCCCGTGATCCGCACGCCCGCGCCCCTCAGGATCGCGTTCGCCGCGGCCTCCGGAGCGTTGCACGTCGGCCTCTCGGCCTGGTTCAATTTCACCTGGGTCAATACGACGCCTAATGGCATCGACGGCGGCCCGCTCGGATTCCTGACCTGGACGATCCCCGCCATCGCAGGAACCCTGGCCTGCGACATGGTGACGGGAAGCCATCTCCGGTCCCCCATCGGGGCAATGGTGAAGTCCGGCGTCGCGCTCATGCTCGCTGGCTGGATCATGTCCTGCGGAACGCGCCTGTACGACGTTCCGCAGAGCGCGGAGACGTTCGCGACGGCACGGGAAGTCGCGCACAGAAAGCTGGCGCCCGACGCAGTGATTCCTCCCAGTGAGACATGGGAAGGTCGAACCTGGACATCCCTCTTGGCCGAGCCGCCGTTTGTGCCTCCGCCCGACGCCAGGCATCGTCAGTGGAACTACTGGATGATGAGCCAGCGGGCCGGCTCGCTCTCGTACCTGACGTTTTCTGCCGGCTTCAGCATGGTGGTCTTCGCCCTGTTCTATGTCGCCTGCGACATCCTGGGCTGGCACAGCTCACTGTTCCGGACGTTGGGGGTCAATGCCCTCGCGGGGTACATCCTGCATGACTTCACCGGGGACCTTATTCGGCAGTACGCTCCCCGCGATTGCTCGCCCATCACCATGTGGGGCGCCTTCGCAGTCTACTTCGCCATCACCTGGGCCATTCTGAGAGTGATGGAGAAACGCGGACTTTTCTTCCGGATGTAA
- a CDS encoding carboxypeptidase-like regulatory domain-containing protein translates to MERGLSTRCIALAVMFLVLCGPGHCTAWGQGRGRETIAWARGTVRDEVGAPIAGAKVYARATFHGGIRMVGLVRTTTSNEEGEYVIHGPGGLSRFSASLVAYVPGRPPALSWFHFPDTYHSDPLFDPPPPLPRWADVDLVVPSRGGAIEVRVLKDGKPLPKASVALRLEGADPSDLWGQDAESEELKALYDICRPNGHTGEDGTVRFEGVSPGLYSILAIEGGWRRGLGWANQFQQWFFTSGTLKDPWQHIAVHAGETSSHQLSVFSRFGMATFDVRRDGKPWMDLEAITMTGVLPSGDHAAVGSKIGGENSDVYRLPPGVMPISFIKATRTTRYPRTFPFYSADGVIAVSPRLPNSFPIRFEALENHGGMVRVRIEDAGGGPLTGTAKFYGRRKGGLGCDSGVRDISVDGTLIQDFEPTDGIVQGDGQGVFRLVLGEKLERMPVPEELVGRTAILPQPFTAENNRLGEVTLREERVGFLRGRIKPPMGQKVSDYRVRIRPEEYQKGAGVYYEPTTGEFVAGPYRAGSTLLNISKERSLNPLLFKKVDLRAGEVTDVEISINDDAEQMAPDRRLLDARVFLEDGLTPARLARLGYYSPGEKATRGICMTDTGGTPRSKSWQDYDDKDVTEPPGTPQDEVAVAWIPGRNGAAIVPFPERLDEPLVIKLPPPIAVCGKVIVEGEGETVTNGTLTVRAQFEGLGRLDDWLSVETTAGADGAFELAGLTPGRYRVQAALDGIWLSPSVELTASDQTSESIRLTIPRPGGPVLVKVSGPKKESPAQLVVDRPTGPLRDRLWPRVLTADGAGVVRIPALEAGRHRIRVGDVERVVEVPPLEGAKGEPVEVELGVE, encoded by the coding sequence ATGGAGCGTGGGCTGTCGACGCGGTGCATTGCGCTGGCTGTCATGTTTCTCGTTCTCTGTGGACCGGGTCATTGCACCGCCTGGGGCCAAGGGCGCGGGAGGGAAACGATCGCCTGGGCCCGGGGGACGGTGCGAGACGAGGTGGGAGCACCGATCGCCGGCGCCAAGGTTTACGCTCGCGCCACGTTCCACGGCGGAATTCGGATGGTGGGCCTGGTTCGCACGACCACCTCGAATGAGGAGGGGGAGTATGTCATTCACGGCCCGGGCGGATTGTCCCGCTTCTCGGCTTCGCTCGTGGCGTACGTGCCGGGGCGTCCGCCCGCACTGTCGTGGTTCCACTTTCCTGACACGTATCACTCCGATCCGCTTTTTGATCCCCCTCCACCGCTTCCCCGATGGGCGGACGTCGATCTCGTCGTCCCGAGTCGCGGCGGTGCGATTGAGGTCCGGGTTCTGAAAGACGGAAAGCCGTTGCCGAAGGCGAGTGTGGCACTCCGGCTCGAAGGGGCTGATCCGTCAGATCTCTGGGGACAGGACGCCGAGTCGGAGGAACTCAAGGCCCTGTACGACATCTGCCGGCCGAACGGGCACACGGGCGAGGATGGCACGGTCAGATTCGAAGGGGTGTCGCCCGGCTTGTACTCCATCCTCGCGATTGAAGGGGGGTGGCGGCGCGGACTCGGTTGGGCGAATCAATTCCAGCAATGGTTCTTTACTTCAGGAACGCTCAAGGATCCCTGGCAACATATCGCGGTCCACGCCGGCGAGACGTCATCACATCAGCTGTCGGTGTTTTCGCGATTCGGGATGGCGACGTTCGACGTCCGGCGCGATGGAAAGCCGTGGATGGATCTCGAGGCGATCACCATGACGGGTGTTCTCCCGAGCGGCGATCATGCGGCTGTTGGAAGCAAAATTGGCGGGGAGAATTCAGACGTTTATCGCCTGCCCCCCGGGGTGATGCCGATCAGTTTCATCAAGGCCACGCGCACCACGCGTTACCCCAGGACGTTTCCGTTCTACTCCGCGGACGGCGTGATCGCGGTCTCGCCCCGTTTGCCGAACTCATTCCCGATTCGATTCGAAGCCCTCGAGAATCACGGCGGCATGGTCCGAGTTCGAATTGAGGATGCGGGAGGGGGGCCGCTCACGGGGACGGCGAAGTTCTACGGACGACGAAAAGGGGGACTGGGGTGTGACTCGGGGGTGCGTGACATCTCCGTCGATGGGACGTTGATTCAGGATTTCGAACCTACCGACGGGATCGTCCAGGGAGATGGACAGGGAGTGTTCCGGCTCGTCCTGGGCGAGAAGCTTGAACGCATGCCTGTTCCAGAGGAACTCGTCGGCCGCACCGCGATCCTGCCTCAACCCTTCACCGCTGAGAACAACCGGTTGGGAGAGGTGACTCTGCGCGAGGAGCGGGTTGGATTTCTCCGCGGTCGCATCAAGCCGCCGATGGGGCAGAAGGTGAGCGATTATCGGGTTCGGATTCGACCAGAGGAGTATCAAAAGGGGGCCGGCGTCTATTACGAGCCCACGACGGGCGAGTTTGTCGCCGGGCCGTATCGCGCCGGAAGCACGCTCCTCAACATCTCCAAGGAGCGGAGCCTTAACCCCTTGCTGTTCAAGAAGGTGGATCTCCGGGCCGGTGAGGTGACGGACGTGGAGATTTCCATCAACGACGATGCGGAGCAGATGGCGCCAGATCGTCGGCTGCTCGATGCGAGAGTCTTTCTCGAAGATGGACTGACACCCGCCAGACTGGCCCGTCTCGGCTATTACTCACCAGGTGAGAAGGCCACCCGTGGGATCTGCATGACCGACACCGGCGGGACTCCGCGCTCGAAGTCCTGGCAGGATTACGACGACAAGGATGTCACCGAGCCTCCGGGAACACCGCAGGACGAGGTCGCCGTCGCGTGGATTCCCGGCCGCAATGGGGCGGCGATCGTTCCGTTTCCGGAGCGGCTGGACGAACCTTTGGTCATCAAGCTGCCGCCGCCGATTGCGGTTTGCGGAAAGGTGATCGTTGAGGGAGAGGGGGAGACGGTCACGAACGGGACGCTGACCGTGCGGGCTCAGTTTGAGGGACTCGGAAGGCTGGACGACTGGCTGAGCGTGGAGACGACCGCCGGGGCAGATGGGGCGTTCGAACTGGCGGGGCTGACGCCGGGAAGGTATCGCGTTCAGGCGGCGCTCGATGGGATCTGGCTGTCACCGTCGGTAGAGCTCACGGCCAGTGATCAGACTTCCGAATCGATCCGGTTGACGATTCCTCGGCCGGGCGGGCCGGTGCTTGTGAAGGTTTCGGGGCCAAAGAAGGAATCACCGGCGCAGCTCGTTGTGGATCGTCCTACTGGGCCGCTTCGCGACCGTCTGTGGCCGAGAGTTTTGACGGCCGATGGGGCGGGGGTGGTGCGTATTCCGGCGCTGGAGGCGGGGAGGCATCGGATCCGCGTCGGGGATGTGGAGAGGGTGGTGGAGGTTCCGCCTCTGGAGGGGGCGAAAGGGGAGCCGGTGGAAGTGGAGTTGGGGGTGGAGTGA
- a CDS encoding GntR family transcriptional regulator — protein sequence MPTRKSAGPSPKRSGALTARVYERLREEILDGVHPQGTHLSIQSIATSMRTSNGPVITALHRLAHEGLVQHGRGSGYRIAEWTPLLLDQLLVVRRALETEAARLAARLSNREDIDELQTHIAQMEAMVAEGRRADAERIDVELHVAIAKLSRNAQLIDALARSHMLEIVRRRLLANAPRGDFKNMARNHQILIDAIASGDPDEAGKAMHWHLRSKSSTTGNA from the coding sequence ATGCCCACTCGAAAATCGGCTGGTCCATCGCCGAAACGCAGTGGAGCCCTGACCGCCCGTGTCTACGAGCGTTTGCGGGAGGAGATTCTCGACGGCGTTCATCCACAGGGAACGCACCTCTCAATTCAGTCGATCGCGACCTCGATGCGGACGAGCAACGGGCCGGTCATCACCGCCCTGCATCGCCTGGCGCATGAGGGACTGGTGCAGCATGGCCGCGGGTCGGGTTACCGAATTGCCGAATGGACGCCACTCCTTCTTGATCAACTGCTGGTGGTGCGACGGGCCCTCGAGACGGAAGCGGCCCGCCTGGCGGCGCGACTGTCGAACAGGGAGGACATCGACGAACTGCAGACACACATCGCGCAGATGGAAGCGATGGTGGCCGAAGGGCGACGGGCGGATGCGGAAAGGATCGACGTGGAGCTGCATGTTGCGATCGCCAAGCTGAGTCGCAATGCGCAGTTGATCGACGCGCTGGCCCGGAGTCATATGCTGGAGATCGTTCGCCGGCGGCTGCTGGCGAACGCGCCCCGGGGCGATTTCAAGAACATGGCCCGCAATCACCAGATCCTGATCGACGCGATCGCCTCGGGCGATCCGGACGAGGCGGGCAAGGCCATGCATTGGCACCTTCGCAGCAAGTCTTCGACGACAGGGAATGCGTGA
- a CDS encoding 3-keto-disaccharide hydrolase codes for MIQAFRNLLVLFMALGGSCSTSLAAEPEIPPGFRSLFNGRDLEGWEGMAGDWKVDEGALTGTTDGTLKHNRFIVWRGGPVKNFELRIQVKVTPGGNSGLQYRGVERPDLGETVVTGYQCDVVANRADYNGMLYEERGRRILAHTGEKVVIDAEGQPWVVGELPVEEFAAGEWHDYRVLVEGNHHQHWIDGHQTVDVIDLDEKGRRLEGVLGMQVHVGPAMTIRYRNILLKTLPDDSPVLTAKEAPVQTDARKVVPQGQDKPKAAAKKSSD; via the coding sequence ATGATCCAAGCGTTCCGAAATCTGCTGGTTCTGTTCATGGCACTTGGCGGGTCGTGCTCGACTTCGTTGGCTGCTGAGCCTGAGATTCCACCGGGCTTTCGATCGCTTTTCAACGGCCGGGATCTTGAGGGCTGGGAAGGGATGGCCGGGGACTGGAAGGTTGATGAGGGGGCTTTGACCGGGACGACGGATGGAACGCTGAAGCACAATCGGTTCATCGTCTGGCGGGGGGGCCCCGTGAAGAATTTTGAACTGCGAATCCAGGTGAAGGTCACACCGGGTGGGAACAGCGGTCTGCAGTATCGGGGCGTCGAGCGTCCCGATCTTGGGGAGACCGTTGTCACGGGGTACCAGTGCGACGTTGTCGCGAACCGGGCCGACTACAATGGCATGCTGTACGAAGAACGGGGCCGGCGGATCCTGGCGCACACCGGCGAGAAGGTGGTCATCGACGCGGAAGGGCAGCCGTGGGTGGTGGGCGAATTGCCGGTTGAGGAGTTCGCGGCGGGGGAATGGCACGACTACCGGGTGCTGGTGGAGGGGAACCATCACCAGCACTGGATTGACGGGCATCAGACGGTCGACGTGATCGACCTCGATGAGAAGGGGCGACGCCTTGAAGGTGTGCTGGGGATGCAGGTGCATGTCGGTCCGGCGATGACGATCCGTTACCGGAACATCCTGCTGAAGACACTGCCGGACGATTCGCCGGTGCTGACGGCGAAGGAGGCTCCAGTGCAGACCGATGCGCGGAAAGTCGTCCCGCAGGGGCAGGACAAACCGAAGGCAGCGGCGAAGAAATCGTCGGATTAG
- a CDS encoding DUF1559 domain-containing protein, with the protein MSMSHSRRGFTLIELLVVIAIIAILIALLLPAVQQAREAARRSQCKNNMKQLGLALHNYHDTHGVFPYRQGGTASNITRASGYIQLLPYFEQGPLYNQISSSQTFGGVNFEPFGDDVPDGSAYRPWYSDIPVLVCPSSPTTKHYITLVHYGFSSGDTAWWATQYVSLDNARKLVRGPFGYQTSKRIADLSDGTSNTILMGELTTSRGGRDSLGGVLRGQGNGVVDNPASCLVMANKGTGEFLGTDFVSTSRGSRWAGGMISYTTVNTILPPNSPACTVGSDFRQAGQYPVQSRHVGGAHVVLGDGAVRFVSENIDAGNLSSQDLRVVTGRSPYGVWGALGSISGSETTGEF; encoded by the coding sequence ATGTCTATGAGTCATTCGCGCCGAGGCTTCACGCTCATCGAACTGCTGGTGGTCATCGCGATCATCGCGATTCTGATCGCCCTGCTCCTCCCGGCCGTGCAGCAGGCCCGCGAAGCCGCCCGACGCTCACAGTGCAAGAACAACATGAAGCAGCTCGGGCTGGCGCTGCATAACTACCACGACACTCACGGAGTCTTCCCCTATCGGCAGGGGGGCACCGCCAGCAACATCACCCGCGCCAGCGGCTACATCCAGCTCCTTCCCTACTTCGAACAGGGCCCACTCTATAACCAGATCAGTTCGTCCCAGACATTCGGCGGCGTGAACTTCGAACCGTTCGGCGACGACGTCCCCGATGGATCCGCCTACCGCCCCTGGTATTCCGATATCCCCGTCCTGGTCTGCCCCTCGTCTCCCACCACCAAGCACTACATCACCCTCGTGCACTACGGGTTCTCGTCAGGTGATACTGCCTGGTGGGCCACGCAGTACGTCAGCCTCGACAACGCACGAAAGCTCGTCCGTGGACCGTTCGGATACCAGACCTCAAAGCGAATCGCGGACCTCTCGGACGGCACCAGCAACACGATCCTCATGGGGGAACTCACGACGTCCCGTGGCGGACGCGATTCGCTGGGAGGCGTCCTCCGTGGTCAGGGGAATGGAGTCGTCGACAATCCCGCCAGCTGTCTTGTGATGGCGAACAAGGGAACCGGCGAATTCCTCGGAACCGACTTCGTCTCCACCAGCCGTGGCTCGCGCTGGGCAGGTGGCATGATCTCCTACACCACCGTCAACACGATCCTCCCCCCCAACTCGCCCGCCTGCACGGTCGGATCCGACTTCCGTCAAGCAGGCCAGTATCCCGTCCAGAGCCGCCACGTCGGGGGTGCTCACGTGGTGCTGGGCGACGGCGCCGTCCGGTTCGTCAGCGAAAACATCGATGCGGGGAATCTCTCGTCGCAGGACCTCCGCGTCGTGACCGGAAGATCCCCCTACGGCGTCTGGGGCGCCCTGGGCTCCATCTCGGGCTCAGAAACCACCGGCGAGTTCTGA